The sequence below is a genomic window from Nitrospirota bacterium.
TTGTTTCTTGACAAATAATACCTGCCAACCTATAATGTTTCCATCCGGCTCAGTACACTCTATTGATACACCCATGGTCATCATGAACAACCTCGAACTCTTACTCAGTACGATGCTCTTCAGGGGCGGCAGTAAAGACAGGATAGAGCATATTCTGGAGCTGTTTCAGGAGCGCAATCTGAATGAGAATGCCACTATTTTTGCACAGAACATGCCGGCCGAGGCGCTTTACATCGTAAAGAGCGGAAGGGTCAGGATCTCCATGATGGCGGGAGAGGGAGAGGAGATGGGGCTCTTGCTTCTCGGGCCGGGCGAGTTCTTTGGCGAGCTTGCGCTGATCCAGGAAACGAACCGTCTCGTGACGGCGCGGGCGGAGACGGACGTTGAACTCCTGCTCTTAACGAGAAAGGATTTTCAAACTTTGATCGAGCTGGAACCCCGGATTGCCGCCAAGGCCCTCGTGGTCATTACCAAACTGCTCGCCATGCGCATTCGTTCATACCACGAAAGGCTCAAGCAACTGATCGTGATATGATCCTTGCCGGGATCGATATCGGTACAAACACCCTCCGCTTGCTCATTGCCGAAACCGGCCCTGATTCATTCCATGAAATCTATGCAGATAGAAAGATCACCCGTCTGGGGATGGACCTTGACCGGAGAGGGGCGCTCACCCGCGAGGCTGAGGACCGCTCCCTGAAAGCGCTCGTTGATTTCGCTGAGAAGGTCCGGCGTCACGGTGTGCTCCATACCGCGGTGATCGGAACGAGCGCCCTCAGAAACGCATCAAACGCGGCACTATTCATCGAAGAAGTAAAAACGAAGACCGATCTTGCCATCAGGGTCATAACCGGTGAAGAAGAAGCGAGGCTTACGCTTGCAGGCGTTGTCCACGCGTTGAAGGGATTCGAAGGGCCGCAGAGCGAAGCCCTCGAATCCGCCTTTGTCATCGACATCGGCGGAGGAAGTACGGAGATCATCGTGACCCATCCCGCGGAAGAGACTACAATGGCAAGTCTGCCGCTGGGCGCGGTCTATCTTACCGAACGCTATATAAAAAACGATCCACCAACACCGGCGGAAACAGCACAACTCAGGCGTGCGGTCAAAGATATTTTGGAACAGCACGGTGGCATGTTGAAAACCGGCCCCGGCAAATCCTTAATCGGTACTGCCGGCACGATCACGACGCTCGCTGCCATGGATCTGGGACTGGTGGAATATGCTCCCGATACGATCAACGGACATACCCTTGCCAGGGAAACCGTGAATGCGATCGTTCGTAAATTGACTGCAAGCACTCTCAAAGAGCGAAGGTCCATCCCGGGACTGGAAACAGGCCGTGAAGATATCATCCTGGCCGGAGCTGTGGTTGTCCAGGAGATCATGGAGCGGTTTGGTTATATGACGATGGTCGTGAGTGACTGGGGATTGCGGGAAGGGATCGTGCTGGATTTATATAAGAAGATTTGTAACTGATCAGTTGAAGAAGAAAACAATCAGGAGAAAAGGGGAATTGCGAGGCGAAATGGGGATGAACAAAATATATTGAGTAACTACTCAGATTGGCCGCAAAAGATCGCAAAGAGCTCAAAGAAAAAACCTGAAACCATCATGTATTTCAGTTTAAATTCTCTCTGCGATCCTTGCGTGCTTCTCTAAGTGGCCGGTTCATTTTTTAGGCCATTCGCGGCTAACAGATTTTGGCTTGAGTAGATACTATGCTGGTTAAGGAGTATAAACTGATGCAGGAAACTCGTATCTTGATCATGGATGATGAAGCACCGGAGCGCAAGCGGATCGAGGACCATCTCCGACGCAAGGGGTACGATGTTCTGGGCGTGGGCACGGTGCAGGAGGCCATGGCTGAGATCGGCCGGGACCGCTATGACATGTTCCTGACGGACTGCAATATCCCGGGTGTGGACGCGCTCAGGACCTCGGAAGACGCGCGAAAAATAAATCCCGACACGGCGGTTGTCATCATGACCGCGTTCGGCACGATCGAGACCGCGGTCAAGGCCATCAAGGCCGGCGCCTATGACTATCTTCCCAAACCCATCGATCTTGACCAGCTTTCGGTGCTTATCGAGAGAGTATCGGAGCGCCGGGATCTGATCCGGGAGAATACCGAACTCAAGGAAATGCTGATCGAGCGGTACACGTTCGACGAGATCGTGAGCACGAGCCATGCCATGGAGGAGGTCCTGAACATGGCGGGTCGCGTGGCCGCCAGTAGTGCAACGGTATTGCTGCGCGGTGAAAGCGGGACCGGGAAAGAGCTGATCGCCAAGGCCATTCATTATCGCAGTCCGCGCGCAAACGCCCCGCTGATCAAGGTCAATTGCGCCGCCCTGCCCGAGACGCTGCTCGAGAGCGAACTTTTTGGACATGAGAAGGGCGCCTTTACCGGTGCGACTGCCCGACGGATCGGCAGGTTTGAGGCGGCGGACAGGGGAACGCTGTTCCTTGATGAGATTGGGGAACTGACGCCCGGAATGCAGGTAAAGCTCCTGCGTGTTCTTCAGGAACGGGAGTTCGAACGGCTCGGCGGGAACCAGACCATTAAGGCGGATGTGCGCGTGATCGCCGCCACGAACCGCGATATTGAAAAAGCGGTGAAAGAGGGGGCGTTCAGGGAAGACCTGTATTACCGGCTCAACGTCGTTTCCGTGGTCATTCCTCCCCTGCGCGAACGGAAGGAGGATGTGCCGGGCCTTCTTGATTTTTTTATCAAGAAATACAACAATGAAAATAAAAAGAGCATTACCGGCATTTCCGCGGAGACGCGCGACCTGCTCATGCGATACGGCTATCCCGGAAATGTGCGTGAGCTTGAGAACATCATTGAGCGCGCCGTTGTGCTCGCCAAAAAGGGTGTCATTACCACGCTCGACCTTCCGATCCATGTCAGGACCGCTGCGAGCGAAGTTGAACTGTCGGCACAGGCGTTGAAGGGCTCGTTGAACGAGACGCTGGATACTGTTGAGCGCGGCATTATTTTGGAGGCATTGAAGGCGTCAGGCGGCGTTCAGACGCGCGCCGCGGCAAAACTCGGGATAAGCGAGCGGGTGCTCAGGTATAAACTGAAGAAGTATACGATCAACGAGTGAGCCTTGTGTAGTAATCCCCGGATGGTAAAAGTGATCAGCAAGGGGTTCCTGTCGACAACGTTATTCCGATTACCGATTATCAATCTCTGATATACTATATTAACGGACGCATAAAGAATGGACAGATATCCTCATATCGTCATCCCCGAATGGTTTTATCGGGGATAGGGTCTTAATCAGGAAGAACCGGATTCCCGCTCAGAAGCCCTGCGGGAATGACCACGTGAGAGATGATTCAATGGTCAGACTTATTGAGACCATTCATAACTTAGCCCCGGACACACAGTTGGAGGAACGTTTCATGCTATCGGAAAGAACGCTGGAAATCATCAAAACATCCGCAAGCCGTCTCAACAAACCGGTCAGGCTGGCCCTTTTCACGAGCGACACGGGTTGCGCGGCCTGTCCGGAAATGACCGCCCTTGCCCGGGACATCAAGTCGCATTTCGACAAGATCGCTCTTGAAATCTATGATGTGGTCATGGACCGGGACAAGTCACATCAGTACGGCATTGAGCGCGTGCCGGCCATCGCGCTGCAGGGGGTTGAAGGAGAAACGGCCACGTTCTACGGACTCATTGAGGACGTTTTTTTAAAAATGCTTCTGGACACGATCCAGTCGCTGTCCAGCGCAAAGGTATGGTTCCCGGAGGATGTGAGGCGTGTTCTGAAACATCTTGACCATGACGTCAGGATACGGGTCTTTGTCGAAAGCGATTGTCCTTTGTGCCGGCCTGTGGCCGAGACCGCCGTCGGTCTTTCGCTCGAGAGCAGGTTCATCACTACTGACGTTATTATTGCGGATAATTTCCCGGAGCTCATCAAAAAACACAAGATCAAGAAACTGCCGATGACGATCTTCGGCGACAACCTGCAGATGGAAGGGCACGTGACGGAGAGCGAGTTTTTGGAGATGATCTTTGATGCGGAGGGGGTCGATCAGGGGAAGGACCGGCGATGTCTTGTTTGCAGTAAGCTCTCCCCGGACATCATCTGCTCGAATTGCGAAATCCGGATCCAGGCGGAAGCGATCGATCATAAGACCAGAATGGAGAAGGGATTGCAGCAGCCGTAGTGACGTCAAAGTTAAACTTAAGCATTGAAGCAAGACCTTCAGAAGGGGAAAGGGGGAAGTGGGCGAAAGGGTAAGAACAACGGACTTAAACGATCTTTTCCCCCATTTCTCCATCATGTATCTCCCTTTCTCCTGAACGGTTTTTCGCGTATTTAAGATAAATCACTTTGATCTACTCGGCTGAGGGAGGTCGCGGGCCATGAAGCAGGCAATGTTCCAGGAG
It includes:
- a CDS encoding cyclic nucleotide-binding domain-containing protein — translated: MVIMNNLELLLSTMLFRGGSKDRIEHILELFQERNLNENATIFAQNMPAEALYIVKSGRVRISMMAGEGEEMGLLLLGPGEFFGELALIQETNRLVTARAETDVELLLLTRKDFQTLIELEPRIAAKALVVITKLLAMRIRSYHERLKQLIVI
- a CDS encoding Ppx/GppA family phosphatase, with the protein product MILAGIDIGTNTLRLLIAETGPDSFHEIYADRKITRLGMDLDRRGALTREAEDRSLKALVDFAEKVRRHGVLHTAVIGTSALRNASNAALFIEEVKTKTDLAIRVITGEEEARLTLAGVVHALKGFEGPQSEALESAFVIDIGGGSTEIIVTHPAEETTMASLPLGAVYLTERYIKNDPPTPAETAQLRRAVKDILEQHGGMLKTGPGKSLIGTAGTITTLAAMDLGLVEYAPDTINGHTLARETVNAIVRKLTASTLKERRSIPGLETGREDIILAGAVVVQEIMERFGYMTMVVSDWGLREGIVLDLYKKICN
- a CDS encoding sigma-54 dependent transcriptional regulator, whose translation is MQETRILIMDDEAPERKRIEDHLRRKGYDVLGVGTVQEAMAEIGRDRYDMFLTDCNIPGVDALRTSEDARKINPDTAVVIMTAFGTIETAVKAIKAGAYDYLPKPIDLDQLSVLIERVSERRDLIRENTELKEMLIERYTFDEIVSTSHAMEEVLNMAGRVAASSATVLLRGESGTGKELIAKAIHYRSPRANAPLIKVNCAALPETLLESELFGHEKGAFTGATARRIGRFEAADRGTLFLDEIGELTPGMQVKLLRVLQEREFERLGGNQTIKADVRVIAATNRDIEKAVKEGAFREDLYYRLNVVSVVIPPLRERKEDVPGLLDFFIKKYNNENKKSITGISAETRDLLMRYGYPGNVRELENIIERAVVLAKKGVITTLDLPIHVRTAASEVELSAQALKGSLNETLDTVERGIILEALKASGGVQTRAAAKLGISERVLRYKLKKYTINE
- a CDS encoding thioredoxin family protein gives rise to the protein MLSERTLEIIKTSASRLNKPVRLALFTSDTGCAACPEMTALARDIKSHFDKIALEIYDVVMDRDKSHQYGIERVPAIALQGVEGETATFYGLIEDVFLKMLLDTIQSLSSAKVWFPEDVRRVLKHLDHDVRIRVFVESDCPLCRPVAETAVGLSLESRFITTDVIIADNFPELIKKHKIKKLPMTIFGDNLQMEGHVTESEFLEMIFDAEGVDQGKDRRCLVCSKLSPDIICSNCEIRIQAEAIDHKTRMEKGLQQP